The DNA sequence AAAGTCGGTTGCACACTGCATTGTAAGTTCACTGAGACGGCTGCCGTCACTTACGCTTGTCATTGCATGGTAGTTTGCTATGAACATAAATGTCTGGTTTTGCGACTGAGCTTCTACCATCTGTTTGATCGATCCGAAATAGTTTCCTATGTGTAAATCTCCCGATGGCTGAATACCTGTCAAAACTCTCATACTTCTACTCCAAAACTTTATAAATTTTATTTGTGACATTATACATTTTTTAGCTTTATTTCGCTACCATAAAGGCAGATAGAGTAGCTAAAACTACTTACATAAAGGATTGAAAATGAATGTACAAATTCATGCAAAAGATGTATCTCTACAAGCAAATACAAGAGCCCATATAGAAGCAGCTATAGAAGCTTTTAAGAGATATTCACTCGATATTACAACAGTTAACGTAAACCTAAGAAGTGAGAAAAAGGGAGTCAGTGTAGAGTTTGATATTCATATTGCTCATGCACAGCCGGTTGTTATAAACCAGAGCGATGAAGATCTTGACACCGCTATCGATCTTGCGATAGAGAGAGCGACTAAGGCTCTTCGCCGTCTACATGATAGAATAGTTTCACATAAGGCGGCTTCTATTAAAGATATGGAAGTAGTTGTAGAAGAGTAGTAATGTACAGCTGGGTTGTCTGGTTCCATATACTCTCTTTCGTCTCCTGGTACGCGGTGCTCTTTTACTTGCCGCGTCTATTTGTCTACCATGCCGAAAATATCCAAAATGAGGGTTTTGTGGAAGTGGTAAAGGTCATGGAGATGAAGATATACAAATATATTGGAGTTCCTGCAATGTGGGCTACCGTTTTAAGTGGTGCCTATCTTGCTTATGAACTTGGTTTCAGTGGTAACGGTTGGCTTCACGCAAAGATATTTTTTGTTCTTATCTTGATCGCTTTTTTCTTCTCTCTTGGATATTTTAGAGTGAAGTTTTTAAATGATGAGTGTACAAAGAGCGGAAAATTTTTCAGAGCTTATAATGAAGTTCCGACAATTTTGCTTCTGATAATAGTGGCGATGGTAATTATTAAGCCGTTTTAAAAAGGGATTTCCCCTTTTTACTTCTCCCCGCGTTTCTTAGCTTTAAACAGAACAGGCGTTCCGCTAAAGCTAAAAGCCTCTCTTAGCTTATTTGTTAAATATCTTCTATATGTAAAGTGAAGTCCTCGCGGTTTGTTCATGACAATAGCAATTTTTGGCGGTCTTGTCTCATACTGTGTTGCGTAGTAGATTTTTATGATCTGTCCGTGCATACTAGGCAGATGATGTTTTCTCATCGCTTTTTCTAAAACTTCGTTTAGCTCAGATGTCTTAATACGCTGAGAGTAGTTTTCGTTTATCTCCAGTATCATATCATGGAGTTTATCAACTCTTTTATGAGACTTTGCAGATAGTGTTATGATAGGTGCATAGGCAAGAAACTTAAACCTGTCTCTAACCTCTTGAATAATTTTGTCGTAATCGTCTCTTGAAGCAATATCCCACTTGTTTAAAACTATAATACATGCAAGACGGTTGCTATCAACCAGACCCGCTATCTTTTCATCAAGATCTAAAAACGGCTCACTTGCATCAAGTACTACTAGAGCCATATTAGAGTTCTCAAGCATCTCTTTTGTGCGCATAAGAGCAAATTTCTCGATGCCGACGATCTTCCCGCGACGTCTTAGTCCAGCGGTATCTACAAATGTAAGCTGCTTGCCTTTGTAATCGACACTCTCGTCGATCGGGTCGATCGTAGTTCCTGCTACAGAGCTTACAACGGAACGCTCTTCACCAAGCAGAGCATTTAAAAGGGAGCTTTTTCCTACATTCGTACGCCCGATAATAGAGATCTTTATATGATTTATATCATTCTCATCAAACTCTTTTATTTTGTCGTTTTGTGCAAATATGGAGTCATCTGCAAAATCTTCCTCTTCCTCTTCGTCAGTATAGAAAAAGCCGTCATCCTCATCCTCTTCGTTATGCTCATCAAACTCAAATTCGCTCTCATCTTCATCGACGATATTTACATCATCCTCATCTTCTTCATCTTTTATAATATCTGAATCAGGAATCTTGTCGTAGAGCCACTCAAGAAGAGGCACTATGCTTCTGTTGTGCGCAACTGATATGCCAAAGATCGCATCCGTGCCGAACTCATAAAAGTCCCAAAGATTATCTTTAAGTTTGTCGTTATCGATTTTGTTTACAACCAGAGCCACATCTTTGCCGAGTGTCTGAAGTTCATAAAATAGCTTTTTATCATCCTCTTCTGGAATGCTTTTACCATCTACCATGTAAAGTATAATGTCCGCTTTTTTTGCAGCTTCAAGAGATTTTTCTTTTATTTTGTCAAAGAGCTCACACCCTTGGTCAAGTCCGCCGGTATCTAAAAGCAGAGCCTGTTTGTTCATAATGAGCACATCTCTTCTTTTTACATCTCTTGTTGTTCCTGCTATATCTGACGTAATAGCGTCTCTTTTTTTGACAAGTCTGTTAAAAAGGGAGCTTTTGCCAACATTTGGACGGCCGATAATGGCGATTTTTTTCATATTTGTTACCTAAGTGAAGAAAATTAAATTTGTAGTTTATTCGCAATTATAGCGAAATATAAGAGTTATTTTAGATTTATAAAATAAAGCGAGATTTACGTAGAGAAAATTGTGGGGAGGCAGGGGCTTAAACGCCCCTTTGTAGTTGTGCCGTTACTAGTCCGCAGGGAACTCTTTTTCAAGCTCTTCTAGAGCGTTTTTAGCTTTAAACTGCTGCCAGAGAGCCTGATCATTCTTAAAACTTGTCTTGATGTTGTTTTGTATCTGCTCATTTGCAGAATCTTTAGAAACTGTTACAAGCATATAGATAGCGCCTGATGGGGCACTCCACATATCAACCGCTTTAGAACCGACCAAGTCAACTTTTGCGACCTGTTTTGTCACGGTCTCGATAGCTTTATCTACGGTCTCTGTTGCACCGACACCAGTTGTTCCGGTGTAGATACTGATCTTGTCTTTAACCTGAGATTCGATCTGTTGAGCCAGGTCTGAACGCCCATTCGCCATCGCCACTCTTCTCATATGATCCATTCCCGCCGCACTCTTTTCAGCTATACCGATACCTGCATACCCATCTTCTACGTTAGGAATACATGTCCACTTCGGAGCAGTAACTCCCTCTTGCTTACAAGCAAAATCTACACTTCTCTCTTCGGGCTTAGCATCTTTGCTACATCCAGTAATCAGGGATAAAAACAAGCCTGCCATTAAAATTGATGAAATAGTTTTGATCATTTCTAGATCTCCTTTTTTTTCTAAATCATTGTATCAGTTTTAATCTTAAATGATATTTATTATTGTTGTATAATACGCGCATGAAATATTACAGCTATGATGATTTTAAAATCGATACACTATCTTTGATACAAAGAGTCAAAGATTCACAATTTGAGGCGATAGTCGCCGTTGCAAGGGGAGGGCTTACTCTCTCTCACGCTATGGCAGAGGGGCTTGATATTCGTCAGGTACAGAGTATAAGAACAGAGCTTTATGACAAGAGCGTAAAGAGAGATAAGCTCGAAGTCTTTGACGCTTGCCGTCTTGATGGTTTAAAAAAAGTACTCGTAGTCGATGACATAGCAGACAGCGGTGATACGCTAAAAGCCGTTATGGAGTATTTGGGAAAAAAATATGAAGATATAGAGTTTGTCTCATGTACTATTTTTTACAAAAAAACATCTGTTTATGAGCCTCATTATTGGATAAATGAAGCAGATGGATGGATCGACTTTTTTTGGGAGAGAGATTTTTTAAGATAAGCTCTCTCCTCTTTTTCGGCGCTATTTTTTGTGCGCCTTTATCATCTCATACGCTTGGTTTATCTCCTGAGTTTTTGCCGTAGCCTCTTGCATATATGCGTCATCTTTGCCTTGAGACTTGATAATATCGGGATGGTACTCGCGAATCAGTTTTCTATATGCCTTTTTGATGACATCCATGCTGTCATCTTCATTTACTCCTAAGAGTCTGTATGCGTCGCCTATGTTTGCTTTTGGCTTTATATTGTGAACCATCTTCTCAAACTGGTCAAACATTGCATGGTAACTCTTCGGGTCAAATTCAAACGCCTCGGCGATAGATGCCAATATCTCCTCTTCGCTTTTGCTTACCTCTCCGTCAACAAAAGCAAGTTGGATCAAAAATCCCATAAACTGGTGCTGTTTGGCTCTATCTCTTTTGATCGCTCTTCCTAAAGTATGCGCTATCTCTATTGTGTCATCAGAGCGCTCTTTGTGTTCATTAAATATCTCTTTGAGTATATCTTTTGTCTTTTGCGGCTGCGGAAAAAGTGCGGAGATGTCATCAAACATTATTCCTACTAGTTGGGCTTCCAGCGCATCTACTCTTCCATCAGCCTTTGCCACTTTTGCTACAAGGGCTACAAAGAGACCAAGTTCACTGTTTTGCAGAGACTCTTTGGAGATAGAGAAGTTCTTAAATGCCTCCTGTGAGTAGAGTGTGTATCTTGAGTAGCTTTTAAATATCCAGTAAAAAAATGCGGCTAAAATAGCCAGTACGATTATATTTCCCATTATTATCCTTTGAGTTTATTGGCAGTTAGTTGCTGCTGATCTTGTGGTAGACTCTTTTTGCGGTAATTTTTCCTATCCAAAAGACTTCGCCCAAATATGCCTCTTTTAAGAGTCCATCATTATCAAAAGCCACAAGTACGTCGACTATTTCATCATCTTTGTCAAACGGTTCTACGTTCAGATTGTAAATATCTTGTATCTCTTCAGAAAAGTTGATTATTGCTGCTTCTCTCTGTAATCCTTTTAAACAGGAGACGGTTATATTGTTCTTTTCATCATGTGCGCCTACCGCTACAAGTTTATAACACTGTTCTGCAGAGTTGCAGATAGTTTTTGTATTGAGGTATGCACTGAGCACGTCCGCATCTTTATAAACATCTAAAATAGTCTCATCTACGGAGTTTTCGCTTACCTCTTCGGATTTGATCTTAAAGGTTTTTGGATCAAACCTTGTCTTGTTCACTAGTTTAGTTTTCTCTTCTATCAAATTTATCTCTTTTTTTTCATGGTCAAAGTAGTAGGTCTGGACTCTTGATCTTTTTGTTGTCACTTTGGATGCTATGAAAATATCTGGAATATATCTGCCATCAACAACTCTGCCCCTGCTTGTAAATGTCTCAACCCTATCTTTTAAAAGTGCAGCCGCAACCCCAGCGGTATTTGCTACAAGTTTTATCTCGTACGTATCTCCCGACTCTCTTAGCGTTACATCTGCGTAACCTACATTTCCTAAAAGGCTTACATGTACGTCATATCGTGTTGAAATATCTTTTGAAAAAAGGGAGCTTGTAAGCAAAAAAAGTATTAAAACATATCTCATAAAAAACTCCTTCATCTATTGGTGTATTATATCAAATTTTATATTTTATTATAATATGAAATTATAGTGTAGAATCTATTTAAATATTTCCAAAATAGAAATCTACATTAAACACAAAGATGTAATTGGGCTCATACTCGTACTGCCTGTGAAAGCTTATAGCTGGACCGAGTTCGAGTGCAATCCACTCTTTGAAAATATTTTGACGCCATGATATAAATGTTGAGTAATTGCTTATGCCGTTGTAATCTTGTGGTGCGACTTCGCACTTATATTTTGAGTTGCCCCAAAATTGCTGTGATATGCTAAAACCTTTTTTGTGTGAGAGTGTAAAATAGTATGAAAAAGTAACTGCATAGTCGAAGCCGTCTACATGAGATTGCGTTTTACGATGCAGAGTCGTTCTAAAGAGAGAACGCTCATCAAGTGCTCTGTTAAAGTAGAGATTTGTCTCCTCGCTCCATTCTGACTTAAGTGAGTATTTAAATTGCTGAGTCGGCTGAATAACCCAATTCTCAAGCTTAAAATCTTTAGAGTATCTTGCTTTTGCGTAGGGGGTCAAGCTGCTGATTCCAATAGAGTATTTCGATTTGATATCTTTGTACATAGGAGCAAAAAAGTTTACTCCCACAGCAGTGTTGCTTTCTTTAACTTCCGTAGAACTCTCAGGATCAAAGTAGCTCTTTTCGGTATCTTCGATAAAGAGCTGAAAGCCCTTTTTTGTTCTGTTAAGAGGTATCTGCGCTCTTATCTTATAGTTGTAATCTTCATCAGCTTTTGATTGAAATTCGGCGCCGAGACGTATGCGCAAAAAACTTCTCTGTGTCTCTTCTATAAACTTCTCATCTTTAAAAAATTTGTCTATGTTGGTTATTGCTTCATCTTCGCCTGTTTTATTGTCGTCAGACTCTTGAACCCAGCGGCTGATACTGCTGTCGATATTGTCAAAGACTTTAACGACATAACTTGAAAATTGCTTATGTTTTTCATCTATGTACTGTTCGGTAGTATGTTGTGTTGTAGTCTCCTGAGCTGCTGCAAAGATAGTTAGAAAAGGGTAGATTAAAAGAGCCATAACCCGTAGTGACATACAACTTCCTCCACGTATATAAGATATTATAACCAATTTGAATTAAAAAAGATTGGTATACTTCCATTCATGAAAAGATTAAAAGAATTAGATAATGGCGTCAAATATATGCTCTTTGCATCATTCCTGTTTGCGATCATGGGTGCGTTTGCAAAGCTCGCTTCGGAGCATATGAGCTCGCTTGAGGTTGTGTTTTTTAGAAATATATTCGGTGTTATCTTTATAGGTTATGCACTCTATAAAACTCCTATGGTAAGCAAGGGCGGCAGACCTCTTTTGCTATTTTTTAGAGGTATGATGGGTTTTTTGGCACTTTTGGCATACTTTTACAATATTGCCCATATACCGCTTGGAGATGCCGTGACATACTCAAAAACGGCACCTATTTTTACGGCGATATTTGCATGGCTATTTTTAAGCGAAAAGCTCTCTTTTAGCTCTTGGATAGCGGTATTTATAGGTTTTGGAGGAATAGTTCTTATAGCTCAGCCAAGCGGGATCGGTTTTAGTAAGTATGACCTGCTTGGGATCTTTAGCGGAGTTGGAGCCGCGCTTGCATACACTTCGGTAAGAGAGCTTAGAAACTACTACGATACAAGGATGATAGTCCTCTCATTTACGCTTGTAGGAACCGTAGGACCGATACTGCTTTTTGTACTCTCGCACTACTTTTATATAGCCGAGCTAGATTTTATGATGGGAGAGTTCGTGCTTCCAAGCGGGGTTG is a window from the Sulfurimonas crateris genome containing:
- a CDS encoding DUF3108 domain-containing protein is translated as MRYVLILFLLTSSLFSKDISTRYDVHVSLLGNVGYADVTLRESGDTYEIKLVANTAGVAAALLKDRVETFTSRGRVVDGRYIPDIFIASKVTTKRSRVQTYYFDHEKKEINLIEEKTKLVNKTRFDPKTFKIKSEEVSENSVDETILDVYKDADVLSAYLNTKTICNSAEQCYKLVAVGAHDEKNNITVSCLKGLQREAAIINFSEEIQDIYNLNVEPFDKDDEIVDVLVAFDNDGLLKEAYLGEVFWIGKITAKRVYHKISSN
- a CDS encoding LPP20 family lipoprotein, whose translation is MIKTISSILMAGLFLSLITGCSKDAKPEERSVDFACKQEGVTAPKWTCIPNVEDGYAGIGIAEKSAAGMDHMRRVAMANGRSDLAQQIESQVKDKISIYTGTTGVGATETVDKAIETVTKQVAKVDLVGSKAVDMWSAPSGAIYMLVTVSKDSANEQIQNNIKTSFKNDQALWQQFKAKNALEELEKEFPAD
- a CDS encoding phosphoribosyltransferase, whose product is MKYYSYDDFKIDTLSLIQRVKDSQFEAIVAVARGGLTLSHAMAEGLDIRQVQSIRTELYDKSVKRDKLEVFDACRLDGLKKVLVVDDIADSGDTLKAVMEYLGKKYEDIEFVSCTIFYKKTSVYEPHYWINEADGWIDFFWERDFLR
- a CDS encoding DMT family transporter, which translates into the protein MKRLKELDNGVKYMLFASFLFAIMGAFAKLASEHMSSLEVVFFRNIFGVIFIGYALYKTPMVSKGGRPLLLFFRGMMGFLALLAYFYNIAHIPLGDAVTYSKTAPIFTAIFAWLFLSEKLSFSSWIAVFIGFGGIVLIAQPSGIGFSKYDLLGIFSGVGAALAYTSVRELRNYYDTRMIVLSFTLVGTVGPILLFVLSHYFYIAELDFMMGEFVLPSGVVWLYVIGLGVLGTLSQFYMTKAYGETKAGIVGAVSYTNIVFAILVGVMLGDALPSIVTACGILLIVAAGIMVAKAK
- the hemJ gene encoding protoporphyrinogen oxidase HemJ, translating into MYSWVVWFHILSFVSWYAVLFYLPRLFVYHAENIQNEGFVEVVKVMEMKIYKYIGVPAMWATVLSGAYLAYELGFSGNGWLHAKIFFVLILIAFFFSLGYFRVKFLNDECTKSGKFFRAYNEVPTILLLIIVAMVIIKPF
- the hpf gene encoding ribosome hibernation-promoting factor, HPF/YfiA family codes for the protein MNVQIHAKDVSLQANTRAHIEAAIEAFKRYSLDITTVNVNLRSEKKGVSVEFDIHIAHAQPVVINQSDEDLDTAIDLAIERATKALRRLHDRIVSHKAASIKDMEVVVEE
- a CDS encoding TerB family tellurite resistance protein, producing the protein MGNIIVLAILAAFFYWIFKSYSRYTLYSQEAFKNFSISKESLQNSELGLFVALVAKVAKADGRVDALEAQLVGIMFDDISALFPQPQKTKDILKEIFNEHKERSDDTIEIAHTLGRAIKRDRAKQHQFMGFLIQLAFVDGEVSKSEEEILASIAEAFEFDPKSYHAMFDQFEKMVHNIKPKANIGDAYRLLGVNEDDSMDVIKKAYRKLIREYHPDIIKSQGKDDAYMQEATAKTQEINQAYEMIKAHKK
- the der gene encoding ribosome biogenesis GTPase Der; translated protein: MKKIAIIGRPNVGKSSLFNRLVKKRDAITSDIAGTTRDVKRRDVLIMNKQALLLDTGGLDQGCELFDKIKEKSLEAAKKADIILYMVDGKSIPEEDDKKLFYELQTLGKDVALVVNKIDNDKLKDNLWDFYEFGTDAIFGISVAHNRSIVPLLEWLYDKIPDSDIIKDEEDEDDVNIVDEDESEFEFDEHNEEDEDDGFFYTDEEEEEDFADDSIFAQNDKIKEFDENDINHIKISIIGRTNVGKSSLLNALLGEERSVVSSVAGTTIDPIDESVDYKGKQLTFVDTAGLRRRGKIVGIEKFALMRTKEMLENSNMALVVLDASEPFLDLDEKIAGLVDSNRLACIIVLNKWDIASRDDYDKIIQEVRDRFKFLAYAPIITLSAKSHKRVDKLHDMILEINENYSQRIKTSELNEVLEKAMRKHHLPSMHGQIIKIYYATQYETRPPKIAIVMNKPRGLHFTYRRYLTNKLREAFSFSGTPVLFKAKKRGEK